One Bacillota bacterium genomic region harbors:
- a CDS encoding HAMP domain-containing histidine kinase encodes MECRLQVCDPGKKLNMKLRLFQHLLLSYLAVVFAVLLVLGLSLSWLLATFVYDEQEQRLTEIGRSIAEAVPDAGARMQLRGSLQTVDQAVGARIWIVNISGQVIMDSRGLMNHRRLQFNLPEQLYDGQEVSEIIDVADLDSTMLLVGVPFYSNQQLSGAVLLLTPVSNVQATLGSIYRLFWPAAALSLLIAALIALFVSRSISRPLSKLSKASVAMAEGDFTQTVPIRGAAEIRAVAASFNQMAAQLKQLETMRRDFIASVSHELRTPMTSIRGFVQGVLDGKIPPAKQRSYLELTLAEIRRLSALVTDLLDLSALEGRETPLEMQEIDLREVVNLSLAAMEPQLTAHETQVVMDLPDKPILIQGERERLQQVLINLIDNCIRHTDHGSKLSVTLTSKGGAHFLDIADNGPGIAPEDWEHIFKPFFRRDNQGSGLGLAIARALITAHGGSIQAKESEEGGALFHITLPAASTNHPA; translated from the coding sequence TTGGAGTGTCGGCTACAAGTTTGTGACCCGGGAAAGAAGCTCAACATGAAATTGCGACTGTTTCAGCACCTGCTCTTATCCTACTTGGCTGTTGTCTTTGCAGTATTACTGGTCCTAGGGCTCTCCCTGTCCTGGCTACTTGCTACCTTTGTTTACGACGAACAAGAGCAGCGCCTGACGGAAATCGGCCGTTCGATTGCTGAAGCCGTTCCCGATGCCGGCGCCCGAATGCAATTGCGCGGATCACTGCAGACAGTAGATCAGGCTGTGGGCGCACGCATCTGGATTGTCAACATCTCCGGCCAGGTAATAATGGACAGCAGGGGCCTGATGAACCACCGGAGGCTGCAATTTAACCTCCCAGAGCAACTTTACGACGGCCAGGAAGTAAGTGAAATAATTGATGTCGCCGATTTGGACTCGACCATGCTGCTGGTGGGAGTACCATTTTATTCTAATCAACAACTAAGCGGCGCAGTGTTATTGCTCACTCCCGTTTCCAATGTCCAGGCCACACTTGGCTCGATATACCGCTTATTCTGGCCAGCAGCGGCGCTTTCCCTATTGATTGCTGCGTTAATTGCCCTCTTTGTCAGCAGAAGTATCAGCCGTCCGCTCTCCAAATTGAGCAAGGCCTCGGTTGCCATGGCAGAAGGCGACTTTACCCAAACCGTCCCGATCAGAGGCGCCGCAGAGATACGGGCTGTGGCCGCAAGCTTCAACCAGATGGCGGCCCAATTGAAGCAATTGGAAACCATGCGCCGTGATTTTATTGCCTCAGTGTCCCACGAATTACGAACGCCTATGACCTCCATTCGTGGGTTTGTCCAGGGTGTATTGGATGGCAAAATTCCCCCGGCAAAGCAGCGAAGTTATCTGGAACTCACCCTCGCCGAGATCCGCCGTCTCAGCGCACTGGTAACCGACTTGCTGGATCTCTCGGCGCTGGAAGGCAGAGAAACACCGCTGGAAATGCAAGAAATTGACCTCAGAGAAGTGGTAAATCTCAGCCTGGCGGCCATGGAGCCCCAGCTAACTGCGCATGAGACCCAGGTAGTTATGGATTTACCTGATAAGCCGATATTGATTCAAGGTGAAAGGGAACGTTTACAACAGGTCCTGATAAATTTAATAGACAATTGTATACGTCACACAGACCACGGCAGCAAACTTTCTGTCACTTTAACATCTAAAGGTGGAGCGCATTTTCTGGATATTGCCGACAATGGTCCTGGAATTGCCCCGGAAGATTGGGAGCATATATTTAAGCCCTTTTTCCGACGCGATAACCAAGGAAGCGGCTTGGGGCTGGCCATTGCCCGCGCCCTCATCACCGCCCATGGTGGCAGCATCCAAGCTAAAGAATCTGAGGAGGGCGGAGCTTTATTCCACATTACCCTGCCAGCGGCAAGTACTAATCACCCGGCCTAG
- a CDS encoding response regulator transcription factor: MAKSLILIVDDDPNICEALRIYLEPEGWDIATIHDGNSALKAIRKLNPSLVLLDVALPGQSGWQILGEIRSQSKLPVIMLTARGETYDKVHGLNLGADDYIVKPFDPQELLARVRAILRRVQPALQIELEDLRIDLERYQVSLAGEEVNLTPKELELLHVLAATPNRVFTRQQLLDQIWGYDYAGDTRTVDVHIKRLRSKLNCPRKHWDLQTVWSVGYKFVTRERSST; this comes from the coding sequence ATGGCGAAAAGCCTGATCCTAATCGTCGATGATGACCCTAATATCTGCGAAGCCCTTCGTATCTACCTGGAGCCCGAAGGATGGGATATTGCGACAATCCACGACGGCAATTCGGCTTTAAAGGCGATTCGCAAGCTCAACCCTTCTTTGGTACTTTTAGATGTGGCCCTGCCCGGGCAAAGCGGCTGGCAAATCCTCGGAGAGATTCGGTCGCAGTCTAAACTCCCGGTAATTATGCTCACTGCCCGGGGAGAAACCTACGACAAAGTACATGGTTTAAATCTCGGGGCGGATGATTATATTGTTAAGCCCTTTGATCCTCAGGAGTTACTGGCCAGGGTGCGGGCAATTCTACGCAGAGTGCAGCCTGCTTTGCAAATTGAGCTGGAAGATCTTAGAATTGATCTCGAACGCTATCAAGTAAGCCTGGCAGGAGAAGAAGTGAACCTTACCCCCAAGGAACTGGAATTACTGCATGTCCTGGCTGCAACGCCCAATCGGGTTTTTACCAGACAACAACTGCTGGACCAGATCTGGGGTTATGATTACGCCGGTGATACCCGCACAGTTGACGTTCACATCAAGCGGTTGCGCAGCAAGCTGAACTGCCCCCGGAAGCACTGGGATTTACAAACTGTTTGGAGTGTCGGCTACAAGTTTGTGACCCGGGAAAGAAGCTCAACATGA
- a CDS encoding polymer-forming cytoskeletal protein, producing the protein MGNVVTVNGDIHVYGEVNGDVVSVLGRVTVYETGSVLGNAVAVAGGLDVQPGGQVVGDQVSVAAGGFSLSWNIFERIFQPRFNLGWQVFLLVVNLTFAILAYAIVPQRVQKVKVHLQQRPAANALWGLLIIPVAMVLSLLLLITIIGGPAIVLMTWFAWLLGYTALALLIGEAILARREIEPFAVVTLGVLVLRGITALPVIGWLAYIGIALVTVGAGVTSKFGANGGVAE; encoded by the coding sequence ATGGGCAACGTCGTCACCGTTAACGGTGATATCCACGTGTACGGAGAAGTTAACGGCGATGTGGTTTCAGTCCTCGGCAGAGTAACCGTGTATGAGACCGGCTCGGTTCTTGGGAATGCCGTAGCTGTTGCCGGCGGTCTCGATGTGCAACCCGGCGGCCAGGTCGTTGGCGACCAGGTTTCGGTCGCCGCCGGTGGATTTAGTCTTTCCTGGAATATTTTCGAGCGTATATTCCAGCCCAGGTTTAATCTCGGTTGGCAGGTATTCTTGCTGGTTGTCAATCTTACCTTTGCAATACTTGCCTATGCAATTGTGCCCCAGCGCGTGCAAAAGGTGAAAGTGCATCTACAGCAGCGACCGGCGGCTAATGCCCTCTGGGGCTTGCTTATTATCCCGGTAGCAATGGTGCTGTCTCTGCTGTTGCTGATTACAATTATTGGCGGACCGGCGATTGTGCTCATGACCTGGTTTGCCTGGTTGCTGGGATACACTGCTCTCGCCCTTTTAATTGGTGAGGCAATCCTTGCCCGCAGGGAAATTGAACCCTTTGCCGTTGTTACTCTGGGTGTCCTGGTTTTAAGAGGCATCACTGCCCTGCCGGTTATCGGCTGGCTGGCGTACATCGGGATTGCCTTGGTAACGGTTGGTGCGGGTGTGACGAGTAAATTTGGCGCCAATGGAGGTGTAGCAGAATGA
- a CDS encoding arginine deiminase translates to MPAPSSPPMVAASKLKNLRRAELYSTLPCQRQVLITRPSLRPGFCGLTYISNERVPFGYTRINLKREDFFVHVTSEIGKLKKVLVYRPGFELEHLLPAYMQDMLFDEIPWLERARVEHDEFAEALRQAGAEVYYIQDLVTDIMADKSVKKNLINEHLELSNIADPDSNRAVLEYMLDLPDKETTELLTAGLHKKLVRDLKDHLTLSDLTPVGFPFYLPPLPSMYFMRDHGVMVGGNMLMSSMFSEARMREPLFLQAAIHHHPLFADVEILDTEPMPKGLEGGDVLVLNEQTLLVGLSERTTEQAIETLAQRLLIDLETVEQILVMQIPIKRAYMHLDTVFTMVDHDKFLLYPGIQDSVYLYRLSRGRGGRVHAEQLGHLTDGLSDALKRPVHIIMSGGPSLHQASREQWNDSTNTVAVAPGKVVVYNRNKLTNKTLRTAGIETIEVEGSELVRGRGGPRCMSLPLEREKI, encoded by the coding sequence TTGCCCGCGCCCTCATCACCGCCCATGGTGGCAGCATCCAAGCTAAAGAATCTGAGGAGGGCGGAGCTTTATTCCACATTACCCTGCCAGCGGCAAGTACTAATCACCCGGCCTAGTCTCAGGCCGGGTTTTTGTGGCTTAACGTATATAAGCAACGAAAGGGTCCCGTTTGGGTATACTAGGATTAACCTAAAGAGGGAGGATTTCTTCGTGCACGTAACTTCGGAAATAGGCAAGCTGAAAAAAGTTCTGGTCTACCGGCCCGGATTTGAACTGGAACACTTGTTGCCTGCTTACATGCAAGATATGCTGTTTGATGAAATTCCCTGGCTGGAACGTGCCCGGGTAGAACATGACGAATTTGCGGAAGCGCTGCGCCAGGCAGGAGCAGAAGTTTATTACATCCAAGATCTTGTGACGGACATAATGGCCGACAAGTCCGTTAAGAAAAACCTGATCAATGAGCATCTGGAGCTGAGCAATATCGCCGATCCGGATAGCAACCGGGCGGTATTGGAATATATGCTGGATCTGCCCGACAAGGAAACTACTGAGCTGCTGACCGCAGGACTGCACAAAAAATTGGTCCGGGATTTGAAAGATCATCTGACTCTCAGCGATCTCACCCCGGTGGGCTTCCCCTTCTACCTACCACCTCTGCCCAGCATGTATTTTATGCGTGACCACGGAGTTATGGTGGGCGGCAATATGCTGATGAGTTCGATGTTCAGTGAAGCACGTATGCGGGAGCCTCTGTTTTTGCAGGCGGCAATTCATCACCACCCGCTCTTTGCCGATGTTGAGATTTTAGATACCGAACCAATGCCCAAGGGGCTGGAAGGCGGCGATGTGCTGGTCCTCAACGAGCAAACCCTTTTGGTCGGCCTTAGTGAACGTACTACTGAACAGGCAATTGAAACCCTGGCCCAGCGCCTGCTTATCGACCTGGAAACAGTCGAGCAAATCTTGGTGATGCAAATCCCGATCAAACGTGCCTACATGCACCTGGATACAGTTTTCACCATGGTTGACCATGATAAATTCCTGCTCTATCCAGGAATTCAGGATTCGGTCTACCTTTACCGCCTGTCCAGGGGCCGGGGCGGCCGGGTCCACGCCGAGCAGTTGGGCCACCTTACCGATGGCCTCTCGGATGCGCTCAAACGGCCGGTGCACATTATTATGTCCGGCGGACCCAGCCTGCATCAGGCCTCACGGGAGCAGTGGAACGATTCCACAAACACCGTGGCGGTCGCGCCGGGCAAAGTGGTGGTCTATAACCGGAACAAGCTGACCAATAAAACCCTACGCACAGCCGGTATCGAGACCATCGAAGTGGAGGGCTCGGAACTGGTGCGGGGCCGAGGCGGCCCCCGCTGCATGAGTCTGCCCCTGGAACGGGAAAAAATTTAG
- a CDS encoding DUF4097 domain-containing protein produces the protein MNFLRGWGGVVIITLMVTALLAGCVSAVFFGVTSFFQRFEFNIDNAQRQGTWEQTFAVVPEVAVETANGGISVQTWELEQVEVVATYRYKDEEFKFEPIIEETEAGLRLSYTRNGDPRAVSFALKVPEDTRLDLSSGNGSIDISGPGSAPLDLYTGNGSIQLADWEGDVVERTGNGSIELNLDLLSVGDYDLNSGNGKIVLSVHPDSQLTVEASTGNGRFDQQLPGLWEIRAQGKRFEGTYNGGGAQLKLQSGNGNIIIQER, from the coding sequence ATGAATTTTCTCCGTGGATGGGGAGGCGTAGTTATAATCACCTTAATGGTGACGGCTTTATTGGCCGGTTGTGTAAGCGCGGTTTTCTTTGGTGTAACTTCATTTTTCCAGAGATTTGAGTTTAACATCGATAATGCCCAGCGCCAGGGAACGTGGGAGCAGACGTTTGCTGTTGTTCCCGAGGTGGCCGTTGAAACAGCCAATGGCGGAATATCCGTGCAGACCTGGGAGCTGGAGCAGGTCGAGGTAGTTGCCACTTATCGCTACAAAGATGAGGAATTTAAGTTTGAACCGATTATCGAAGAAACGGAGGCCGGTTTGCGACTCTCCTATACCCGGAACGGCGATCCCAGGGCAGTGAGTTTTGCGCTCAAGGTGCCTGAGGACACTCGTCTGGACCTCTCCAGCGGCAATGGTTCCATTGATATTTCCGGACCGGGGAGTGCCCCGCTTGATCTCTATACTGGTAATGGCAGCATCCAGCTGGCTGATTGGGAGGGGGATGTTGTGGAAAGGACTGGCAACGGCAGCATCGAGCTCAACCTGGACTTGCTGAGCGTCGGTGACTATGACTTGAACAGCGGCAACGGCAAAATTGTGCTCTCGGTGCACCCCGACTCCCAGCTTACTGTTGAGGCCAGTACAGGTAATGGCCGCTTTGACCAGCAATTGCCTGGTCTCTGGGAGATTCGCGCCCAGGGCAAGCGCTTCGAGGGGACTTATAACGGCGGCGGGGCGCAATTGAAACTGCAAAGTGGCAATGGCAACATTATTATCCAGGAACGTTAA
- a CDS encoding guanylate kinase: MSKLLFIISGPSGAGKNTVMTYIRKEFPQISKAVTYTTRAPRPHERDGVDYRFVSEADFFQKVREGKILEYEQVYNDYYYGSPADIFDYADNIIMEMDWKGHRTYRAQYTDVAIVSIFLVPPSLSEIKNRILKRSRVENLNSRLANALEQLSHADEYSYIVINEHKRAMLTTIEAIVRTELLRSGRERNLEFIRSVIQQGKDANS; this comes from the coding sequence GTGAGCAAACTCTTATTTATAATCTCCGGTCCCTCGGGGGCAGGCAAGAATACTGTCATGACCTATATCCGCAAGGAATTTCCACAGATTTCCAAGGCGGTTACATACACAACCCGGGCCCCGCGCCCCCATGAACGGGATGGCGTTGATTATCGATTTGTTTCCGAAGCAGACTTTTTCCAGAAAGTCCGCGAGGGAAAAATTCTCGAATATGAACAAGTCTACAATGATTACTATTATGGTTCTCCAGCAGACATTTTCGATTATGCCGACAATATTATCATGGAGATGGACTGGAAGGGGCATCGCACATATCGGGCTCAATATACTGACGTGGCTATCGTGTCAATATTTTTGGTTCCTCCTTCTTTGAGTGAGATCAAAAATCGCATCCTTAAACGTTCTCGGGTTGAAAACTTGAACTCCCGGCTGGCAAATGCTTTAGAACAACTCAGTCATGCTGATGAGTATTCGTATATTGTTATTAATGAACATAAAAGGGCAATGCTCACAACTATAGAGGCGATTGTTCGCACCGAATTGCTGCGGAGCGGGCGTGAGCGCAACCTGGAATTTATTCGTTCAGTTATTCAACAAGGTAAAGATGCAAACAGTTAA
- a CDS encoding ornithine--oxo-acid transaminase, with product MLKTSELLALSDQYSAPNYLPLPIVIAKAEGVWVEDPEGNRYMDMLSSYSALNQGHRHPKIINAVKDQLDKVTLTSRAFHNDKLGPFCKRVSELTGMEKVLVMNTGAEAVETAIKGARRWAYQVKNVPENQAEIIVCEGNFHGRTTTVISFSSTPSYSEGFGPLTPGFKIIPYGDIDALKAAITPNTAALLIEPIQGEAGVVVPPEGYLRQAADVCKENNVLFMADEIQTGFGRTGKTFACEWENVQPDMYIMGKAMGGGVIPVSAVAGNSEIMDLFNPGSHGSTFGGNPLGCACAMAAIDVIKEEKLVERSQELGQYLQQELAKIDNPKIVEIRGKGLFIGVELNTSARPYCEQLKDEGVLCKETHDNVIRFAPPLVISKEELDWALERVRKVLS from the coding sequence GTGTTGAAAACCAGTGAACTGTTGGCATTAAGCGATCAGTACAGCGCACCCAACTACCTGCCCCTGCCGATAGTAATCGCCAAGGCAGAGGGGGTTTGGGTGGAAGACCCCGAAGGCAACCGTTACATGGATATGCTGAGTTCGTATTCCGCTCTTAACCAGGGCCACCGTCACCCCAAAATTATTAACGCCGTAAAAGATCAATTGGACAAAGTAACTCTTACCTCCAGGGCTTTTCACAATGATAAACTGGGTCCTTTCTGTAAACGGGTTTCTGAACTGACAGGAATGGAAAAGGTGCTGGTCATGAATACCGGCGCGGAAGCAGTGGAAACTGCAATTAAAGGCGCTCGCCGCTGGGCGTACCAAGTGAAAAATGTGCCGGAAAACCAGGCTGAAATTATTGTCTGTGAGGGTAACTTCCATGGCCGCACTACTACTGTTATATCCTTCTCATCCACACCCTCTTATTCTGAAGGCTTTGGTCCCCTGACCCCCGGCTTTAAAATAATCCCCTATGGTGATATTGATGCCTTGAAGGCCGCAATCACTCCTAACACCGCTGCTCTGCTGATTGAGCCCATTCAGGGCGAGGCAGGCGTAGTAGTGCCGCCGGAAGGCTACCTCCGTCAGGCGGCCGATGTCTGTAAAGAAAATAATGTCTTGTTCATGGCCGACGAAATTCAGACCGGCTTTGGGCGCACAGGCAAAACTTTCGCCTGTGAGTGGGAAAACGTCCAGCCCGATATGTACATCATGGGCAAGGCAATGGGTGGTGGCGTGATTCCTGTATCCGCCGTTGCTGGCAACAGCGAGATAATGGATCTCTTTAACCCGGGCTCCCATGGCTCCACCTTTGGCGGTAACCCTCTGGGCTGCGCCTGCGCCATGGCTGCCATCGATGTAATAAAAGAAGAAAAGCTTGTCGAGCGTTCCCAGGAGCTTGGCCAGTATCTGCAGCAGGAACTGGCCAAAATCGACAATCCTAAGATTGTCGAAATCCGTGGCAAGGGTCTGTTTATCGGGGTAGAGTTGAACACCAGCGCACGCCCTTACTGCGAGCAGTTAAAAGATGAGGGTGTACTGTGCAAGGAGACCCACGATAATGTTATCCGCTTTGCACCGCCGCTGGTTATCTCTAAGGAGGAACTGGACTGGGCACTCGAGCGGGTGCGCAAAGTATTAAGCTAA
- a CDS encoding MBL fold metallo-hydrolase: MTVTKLAPGIWSVGVVDWDIRYFHGPTYSTHRGTSYNAFLIVDEKVALIDTVYGPFRAELLDNIQEIIDPAKIDVLVVNHLEPDHTGAVPTVMEKCPNAKVICSGKGKEGLIAHYKEDWDYQVVKTGDTIGLGKYTLQFVEAPMLHWPDSMFTYIPELALLMPNDAFGQHFASNKLFDDENDIELVMAEAAKYYANILSPFSRLVVKKLEELQKLGLEIKMIAPSHGIIWRSEPERIVEAYRRWASGETEERVVVAYDTMWGSTEKLARAIVEGLTAEGVATRMFKISVSDRNDIMAELLNARGVIIGSSTINNDLIPVVAPVLEEIRGLKPINKLGAAFGAYGWRGGAVKSIEKFLSEGGVKLASDAFTIQWVPEDEELEACRTWAADFARKIKEQPIDS; encoded by the coding sequence ATGACAGTAACTAAGCTGGCCCCAGGAATCTGGTCTGTTGGCGTTGTTGATTGGGATATTCGCTATTTTCACGGCCCCACCTATTCTACCCATCGGGGGACCTCCTATAATGCCTTTCTGATTGTTGATGAGAAGGTGGCCTTAATCGATACTGTTTATGGGCCGTTTCGCGCCGAGTTGTTGGACAATATCCAGGAGATTATTGACCCGGCAAAAATTGACGTGCTGGTGGTAAACCACTTAGAGCCAGACCACACCGGCGCGGTGCCGACGGTCATGGAGAAGTGTCCCAATGCCAAGGTGATATGTAGCGGTAAGGGTAAGGAGGGCTTAATCGCCCATTACAAAGAAGATTGGGATTATCAGGTGGTTAAGACCGGTGATACAATTGGTCTCGGTAAGTACACGTTACAATTTGTGGAAGCGCCGATGCTGCATTGGCCCGACAGCATGTTTACATACATTCCCGAGCTGGCGCTGTTAATGCCCAACGATGCCTTCGGACAGCATTTTGCTTCCAACAAGCTCTTTGATGATGAAAACGATATTGAACTGGTGATGGCGGAAGCCGCCAAATATTACGCTAACATTCTCAGCCCGTTTAGTAGGCTGGTCGTTAAGAAACTAGAAGAGCTACAAAAGTTGGGCCTGGAAATCAAGATGATTGCGCCGAGCCACGGCATCATTTGGCGCAGCGAACCGGAGCGGATTGTAGAGGCGTATCGGCGCTGGGCTTCAGGTGAGACCGAGGAGCGGGTAGTTGTCGCTTACGATACCATGTGGGGCAGCACCGAGAAGCTGGCCCGGGCAATAGTTGAAGGACTGACCGCCGAAGGGGTAGCCACACGGATGTTTAAGATCTCCGTCAGCGATCGCAATGATATCATGGCAGAACTCCTCAACGCCAGGGGAGTAATAATCGGCTCGTCCACCATCAACAATGATTTGATACCGGTGGTCGCTCCAGTTTTAGAGGAGATTCGCGGCTTGAAGCCGATTAATAAGCTTGGGGCCGCCTTTGGCGCCTATGGTTGGCGCGGCGGTGCCGTAAAGTCAATCGAGAAATTTCTCTCCGAGGGCGGGGTTAAGCTGGCCAGTGATGCGTTCACTATTCAATGGGTGCCGGAGGATGAGGAGCTGGAGGCCTGTCGCACCTGGGCGGCAGATTTTGCCCGGAAAATAAAGGAACAGCCAATCGATAGCTAA